The sequence below is a genomic window from Humulus lupulus chromosome 3, drHumLupu1.1, whole genome shotgun sequence.
ACCCTACTTTCAAAATTGTTGATGATTCGCAATTGATGTTCTACATGGACTTGAAGAAAAAGGAAACAgatttaacaaaatatccatTGTGCCTCACAACTGAGATCAATTCAATTAGCAATCATTCTTCTAAAATAGGAGTACAACAACACATAATCAACTGTATGATGAAGTTGCACAAGCAGAAGGAGAGGCATCAAATTCAGATGATGAACTAGTTCTTGATTGTGGTGCCAAAGAAGTTGTAGGCTTTATTGATTATGCAAACTCGGTCTCCAACCAAATTATAGAAATGCTagacaaaagaaatgatgaagaagaagtgatTCGCATTGATGAAGATTTGGTAATCAACAACAAGCACCACCAAGAGATTTCTTTGTCTCAAATCTACAAAGACAAAGATACTTTGAAGACAGTATTGAGCCACTATGCAATCAACAATCATTTCCAATATTGTGTGCAAAAGTCTTGCAAAAAGGAGTATGTTGTTGCTTGCCTTGACAAAAATTGCAAGTGGATGTTACGAGCTTCAAGGAATGGAAACACAAATCAATTCATAATTAGAAGGTTCAGCCACATTCACACATGTGCATTGGAAATAAGATTAAAAAACCAACGTCAGGCAACCTCGACAATCATTGCAGATATGATCAAGCACAAGTTCACAGACATCAAAACAAAGTACACAGCTGCAGATATTGTTAGGGACTTGAAACATGATCATGAAGTGCAAGTCAAAAACAGCAAAGCTTGGAGGTCTAGAGAAAAAGCTATTGAAAAAGTGAGAGGAAAAGCAGCTGAATCTTATGCAGAATTGCCTAGTTATTTGTATATGTTGCATCACACAAATATAGGATCATATATTGAACTAAAAGCAGATGAAGATGGCAAGTTTTTATATGCTTTTGTAGCATTGAATGCTTCAATTAAAGGCTGGAACTATTGCGTACCTGTTGTAATAGTTGATGGGACTTTTTTAAAATCTGCATATGGAGGGACATTACTGGTTGCAGCCACTCAAGATGCAGAAGGTAGAATCTTCCCCCTAGCATTTTGTGTAGTTGATAAAGAGAATGATGATTCTTGGGAGTGGTTCTTTGAGAATTTCAAGAAAGCTTATGGTGTGAGAGAATGCATGAGCATTGTATCTGATCGACATGAAAGCATCATAAAAGCAACCAACACAGTGTACCCAGAAGTACCACATGGGGCTTGCACCTTCCATCTGCTAAAAAACATGAAAAGCAAGTTCAAGGATACAGTTTTCGCAGCTGCAAATGCATACACTGTCAAAAAGTTTGAGTACCACATGAGAGAACTTGATAGGATTGACAACAGGCTACAACCTTACCTTCAAAATATTGGCTACAACAGATGGGCAAGAGTTCACTCACCACACAATAGATACTCAAACATGACATCGAACATTGCAGAATCCTTGAATTCTGCAATCGTAGCAGTAAGAGAGCTACCAATTTGTACAATGCTAGAGTGTTTACGAGGTTTGGTTCAACAATGGAGTTGGACTAACAGGAAGATAGCAAATGCAACCTCCACCAAGTTGATTGAGAAGCATGAAGGGATCTTGAATGACAACTACATCTACTCATTGAAGTTGACggtattattttaaatttcagatacatttttttatttatatatttcttaTTTGACTACACATACAACAATAACAAAGTTACATTGGGAAAAAAATAGGTGCACCCAACAAATCATATTTTGTACGAAGTTCGTGATGATGTCAAGAAATCAATAGTTGATCTCAACTCAAGAACTTGCACATGCAACATGTTTAGATGCATAACTCAATTGGTTActtaatgtagagtccaagaactttacttagctaattgttagtagtattatagtatatttagtgttatctttgttactatggatttttggttcagaccgggagttatttggacactcatagtagtacttatagattttctaaagtttaacctatagtttaagaatattaagtataacctaaggtttgattaatgtgactgatattaaggattatattattatattataaggtttagacatcaaccaataggattttaagcacatgttatgaatggtaattaaggattaagtattttttaggattaaattaaataagggtaaagtttgaatgtattagggtcagtcagcagccttgagtacgttgagggcttagtcaaggctgtttaccccattcaaacttagctaaaaatgggtaaattcgtgtttaaatattcagcgtatgccgatatatcgcaacacgtcgatacggaaaacacgaatcgatgcacggtcgcctcgggaacaaaggtccaggcgatatatcgcctatagggggcgatatatcgcctctaccagcatgttttcaaatacttttgaattcttttcctttcagccattcaaactccttcaacagtccaacatcttttgaacgagtcttcagcctctgctgaacgattattcaaatgattttcacctaaaaagccattatttttattcaagtaaaatcaagatattttctttcccaaactctataaataggacctagtacccagccattattcaccatttgctctaagttcagaagctgctagtgttaagtgagtgtgagagtgtaaacacttggtttggggaaaaactataagcttaaacatcataagcttatcaaacactttgggaagtgagttctatagtatttcggtgaaggttagattgatcttgcaaatctttgaggtaaacccgaaactctatttcattatttcatgattatttcctttctcaaaaccttctactcagtcccctaacctcattcttattttggttagggaatccaagctcttaagcatataagttggtaagtatgttttctatggtttagtctttccatctctttcatttcatctcctttctttagacttactctttcttatggttttaggagtgttccaaaagtcccaactcagtccataatcccggtaactttggtaaggaaaataggctagaatcaatatgttatgtgcttatgttatctatatgttttatgttattaaaagtgttatgatatgtatatgtgtatgtttgtaggcttgggcatatgacccatatgactaacaagatcccaaatgggttatgggcatatgacctacttagctagtaggaccccactaatcccatgggcatatgcttgtttagtctatgggaccccaagtaataatggccattataataagtgtatgttatatgtattatgttaagtctttatgtttttatgaaattatgtatgtgactttgtgttagattttccttgctgggcattaggctcactcctttctgtttatgtgcaggaaaataagcttagaggcggtaagattcgtggcgattggaggatgtgtatcgatgatgaatggagtcaaggggccgagcgttaatcgattcgaggatgtagtttcggttttatgtctttttatatgtattttccgcactaaatatgtaatgttttattattttaaattatgtttttgttttaaagacaatgggatcccatatccattttggtatttactttgtaaataactcttattttgcaagttattcaataaattatggtattttcgtaaaaatgtaagttttatgtatagtttcgttaatggtccaaatagtctagattagtgggtcattacacttaaaGATTTAATATGGTTGCATAATGAAATTCATTTAATGAAATACATAATTGATTCAACAGGTTTCAGATGGATCAACTTCCTTGTGCCCATGCAATTGCTATTCTTAAAGAAATGAATCAAGACCCATATCAATACTGTTCTCCATATTATAGCAAGGAAGCCATGGTTGCAACCTATCAAGAAATTGTATACCCAATTCGCAATGAAGACACTTGGGAAATACCTGAACATATCAAAGCTGTGaaagtacaccctccagaaggAAGAATAAGGGTAGGCAGACCGAAGAAAAGAAGATGCAAAGCTGCATGggagaaaaacaaaaaagaaaaacaaatgcGGAAGTTGTGGTCAATATGGACATAATAGAAAGACTTGCAGAAACCGTCCAATAAGGAATTAGATACTAACTGCATCCTAGAATAAAAAATCGAAGACTGATACATATTCattcattattgctttattttttttaaaaaaaaacaaagaaattgtTTTGGTACAAAACTAAGATGATACAAATCAATATGCATTGTTGATTTCGTAGATCTAGACAATTGTTTTGGATCACTTTCTTTAAGTTTTACAGAGTTTCTTAAGATATTTGATCAATTTGCAAATAAGAAATTTAAAGATTACTTTACATCTGAGGTTGTTGATGGTTGCATTGAGTTGCATTAGGTTGCATTTTGTTATATTGGGTATGTGTTTGATGTTGAAGGGAGTTACAATGACTTTGTAATTGAGGTTGCAATAGGTTGCAGTGGGTTTGCATTTAAGATAGCGAAATTGGCTGCATTAGGTTCAAAtaggcttgcatttgaggttgcatttAAGATGCAAAATTGGAGCAATGTATGAAACCTCTTCAATGTATGTTTCAACCAATTTTGAAACATGTGCAACTTTTGTTGCAACAAGTACAATATTGCATTGAGTTACATTTGAATATGCATTGGGTTGCATTGGGGTATGTTACGCTTGCATTAGTTTCAATGAGCGTGTATATAAGGTTGCAGATGGTTGCATTGGGCTTGTATGTAATATTCCATTTGTAATTGCATGTGGGTTACTTTAGGTTGCATTAAGAATTGCATTTAGTTGCATTCGGTTGCATAGAGGTAACTCAAGCTTTCTATGTGTtgttttaggttgcatgtggttgcattcgtaattcatatggataactcacagtAAGAGTTGCAatgagttgcagtgggttgcacttggactagccatgcattgctttaggttgcatgtggttgcattcgtaattcatttggataactcatattaggagttgcagttagttgcagtgggttgcagttGCACTATCCATGTGTTGCTCTcagttgcatgtggttgcattcataattcataaggataactcacattaggagttgcattgggttgcatttGAACTAGCCTTATGTtggtttaggttgcatgtggttgcattcgtaattcatatggataactcatattaggagttgcagtgggttgcagttgattgcacttggactagccatgtggtGCTCttggttgcatgtggttgcattcgtaattcataaggataactcacattaggagttgcattgggttgcacttggactagccatgcattgctttaggttgcatgtgattgcattcgtaattcatatggataactcatattaggagttcatattaggagttgcagtgagttgcagagggttgcacttggactagccatgtgttgcttttaGTTGCATATGGTTGCatttgtaattcatatggataactcacattaggagttgcattgggttgcacttggactagccatgcatTGCTTTaagttgcatgtggttgcattcgtaattcatatggataactcatatTAGGAGTTCATATTAGGAGTTACAGTGAGTTGCAgagggttgcacttggactagccatgtgttgctttcagTTGCATATGGTTGCatttgtaattcatatggataactcacattaggagttgcattgggttgcacttggactagccttaTGTtggtttaggttgcatgtggttgcattcgtaattcatatggataac
It includes:
- the LOC133823601 gene encoding uncharacterized protein LOC133823601, with the protein product MDSIAIVIQHSGQWDENRRNYINFEVCGLLIPNSCTYNNLVGIICEQLKLQPESIVLKIKYQVREGYPTFKIVDDSQLMFYMDLKKKETDLTKYPLSTTTHNQLYDEVAQAEGEASNSDDELVLDCGAKEVVGFIDYANSVSNQIIEMLDKRNDEEEVIRIDEDLVINNKHHQEISLSQIYKDKDTLKTVLSHYAINNHFQYCVQKSCKKEYVVACLDKNCKWMLRASRNGNTNQFIIRRFSHIHTCALEIRLKNQRQATSTIIADMIKHKFTDIKTKYTAADIVRDLKHDHEVQVKNSKAWRSREKAIEKVRGKAAESYAELPSYLYMLHHTNIGSYIELKADEDGKFLYAFVALNASIKGWNYCVPVVIVDGTFLKSAYGGTLLVAATQDAEGRIFPLAFCVVDKENDDSWEWFFENFKKAYGVRECMSIVSDRHESIIKATNTVYPEVPHGACTFHLLKNMKSKFKDTVFAAANAYTVKKFEYHMRELDRIDNRLQPYLQNIGYNRWARVHSPHNRYSNMTSNIAESLNSAIVAVRELPICTMLECLRGLVQQWSWTNRKIANATSTKLIEKHEGILNDNYIYSLKFQMDQLPCAHAIAILKEMNQDPYQYCSPYYSKEAMVATYQEIVYPIRNEDTWEIPEHIKAVKVHPPEGRIRVAFCYIGYVFDVEGSYNDFVIEVAIGCSGFAFKIAKLAALGSNRLAFEVAFKMQNWSNVALRIAFSCIRLHRGVHIRSYSELQRVALGLAMCCFQLHMVAFELHWVAMGCNELQ